Genomic window (Achromobacter sp. B7):
CGACGGCGAGGACGTGCGGCGGCATCTGTCGGTTTGAACCGGCCCCGCGCCGGGCCATGCAGCGGGCCATCCTCCGGGCCATGCACCTGGCCGCGCCGCAGGCAAAGCGCCGGAGCAAAGCGCGTTGAGATTCTTTTGATTTTGCGCGCGCATCGGAAAACTGCTCCGATATAATCCGGCTCCATGTGCTTCGCTACTTTCCTGACCCGCCCCACCGTGTGGATCGCGCTTGCCGCGATCCTGTGGGCGTCGTTGGCGCCGTCGCTAGCCCATGCCCTGAGCCTGTCTCCCGACGGCCATCACATCCATCGCATCCAGGTCGATGTCTGCGCCGCTGGCGCGGATGACAGCGCCACGATGACGCTGGACGTCGTGCACGATGGCCCGCACGACGCCTCGCAAGACGGTCATGCCGGCGACGGCCATGGTGACAACCACCATTGTCCGCTGTGCCGTAACCCCCATGCCGACGTCGGCATCCTGCCCACGCCCGTGCCGGTGCTGCCCGTTCCCGTGCGCCGCGCCACGACCTACCCGCCGCTGTTCTTCCTGGCGGCAAACCCCCTTCATGCCTGGAGCGCGGTTCAGCCGCGCGCACCGCCCGCCAACTAAGCTGGCGCTGAGTCAACCGCCCACACGTTCGCGGCTTCCTTGGTGGTCCCTTCTTGGCCCCTTGGTGTCCCGTCGTGGCCCCTCGTGGCCCGCTGTGTGCGCAGCACGACCTATCGCCCAGCTTGCCGTCTTTAGCCGACCCACCGTCTTCGCGCCTTGATGCGCGAGGCATGGCGACGTCGTCATCCAGACCTTGAGCCTTCCCCGCGCACCGCCTGCATTCCGGCGGCGTGCCGGACGCGCTCGCCCGTTTGCAGGCATGCTTCATGAAACACACTTCTCTGTACACCTTGCTGCTGGGCGTCATGGCCAGCGCTCCCGCCCTGTCCCTGGCCGCCGAACCCGCCGTCACGACCCTGGCGCCCACCACCATTTACGGCGCCGGCCATGTTGAGCCGGCGCCCAACGGCCCCATCGACCTGGACATCAAGGACAGCACCGGCAGCCGCCTGGGGCTGACCCTGCGCGAAACGCCGGCCAGCGTCACCGTCATCACGCGCGAGCAGATCGAAGCGCGTGGCTCGCTCAACACGCAGGACATCGCGCGCGGCATTCCGGGCGTGGACAACGCCTCGCCCCCCGGCAATGCCGGCGCGGTCAGCTATCGCGGCTTCGCCGGTGGCCAGGTATCGCAATTGTTCAACGGCATCTCGGTGCAGTACGACGCCATTGCCGGGCGCCCGGTGGACAGCTGGATCTACGATCGCGTCGAAGCCATCGGCGGCCCGTCCACGTTTCTGTTCGGCGCGGGCGCGGTCGGCGGCGCCATCAACGTTGTCACCAAGCTGCCCGAACGCGACACCTTCTACGACAGCCAATTCCGCCTGGGCTCGTTCGACAGCCGCCAATATTCCATCGGCCTGAACCAGCAATTGGCGGGTGACGCCGGCGGCCAGGGCCACTACCTGCGTATCGACGCCAACACCGGCTCCAGCCACGGTTGGGTGGACGGCAACCATAGCCGCGCCACGCAAGTGGCGGCATCGCTGCTGTCGGACCTGGGCGCGGACCTGACCCAGACCTTCGCCTTTGAATACCAGCGCGAACAGGTCGACCGCCCCTACTGGGGCACGCCGCTAAAAACCAACGCCAACGGCGTGGTGCAAGGCGAAGGCCAGATCATGGATGGCACGCGTTTCAAGAACTACAACGTCAACGACGGCCTGTACGAGCAATCCATTCTGTGGGCGCGGTCGATCACCGAATGGCGCGCGGGCTCGAACCTGACGCTGAAGAACACGCTGTACCACTATCGTGCTGAACGCGATTTTCGTAACCTGGAAAGCTATCGCTTCAATGCCGGCAACAGCCTGGTGCTGCGCTCGGGCGCGTTGCTGCAACGGCACGAGCAGACGCTGACCGGCAACCGCATCGAAGGGCTGTACCGCTCGACGCTTGCCGGGCTGCCCAGCGACTGGTCGTTTGGCGCCGACATCAGCCAGAACAAGGTCACGCGCTTTCCAACCAGCATCAACGGCCAGGTCGACGCCGTGGACCCGTACGACTTTTCGCCTGGCGACTTCTACGATATTCCCGGCATGACGCGCGGCCACAAGCCCGATCGCGAGAACCGCATCCGCACCTTTGCCCTGACGGTGGAAAACCGCACGCAGGTGCTGCCCGGCGTGGCCATTGTGTCGGCGCTGCGCAAGGACTTTATCGACCTGGACCTGACCAACCGCCGCGCGGTGACCGCCACGTCGCCCGCCAGCGCGCAGCGCAGCTATTCGCCCTTGACCGGGCGCTTGGGCGTGAACTGGGAAGTCAGCCCCGAAGCCGCGTTGTACGCGCAGTACGCGACGGCGGCGGACCCCCCTTCCGGCTTGCTGGCCACCGCATCCTTCGCCGACGTGCTGAACAACGACAAGCTCACCACCGGCACGCAGGCCGAAGTGGGCGGCAAGTTCAACTTCTGGGACGGGCGCGGCGCGGCCACCGTGGCGGTCTACGAGATCAAGCGCAAGAACATGGCCACGTCCGACCCCGACAACCCCGGCGTCAGCGTGCCGGTGGGCGCGCAGTCCGCGCGCGGCGTGGAACTGGCGGGCGGCCTGCAACTGACGCCCAAGCTGTCCCTGCAAGGCAACGTGGCCTTTGTCGACCCGCGTTACGACGACTTCTCGCAATCCGTGGGTGGCGTGCCGGTATCGCGCAATGGCAACGTGCCGACCAACACGCCACGCCGGTTGGCCAACGTATGGATCGATTACGCCTTCGTGCCCGACTGGAATGCCAGCGTCGCCGCGCGCTACGTGGGCCGTTCCTACGCGGACGCGGCCAACACCGTGTGGGCGCCGTCCTACACCGTGTTCGATGCGGCCCTGTCGCACCGGATCAACCGCAACGTGAACGCCACCGTGCGCGTGCGTAACCTGACCGACAAGGTCTACGCCGCCAACGCCAGCCCGACCATGTTCTACCTGGGCGCGCCGCGTTCGGTGGAACTGACGCTGCAAATGCGGTTCTGACGAACGCGCGACCAAGGGGGATGCCATGAGCACCACATCCAGCCGCGCGCCCGCGCGCCACGCCGGGCCGCCACTGTCCACGCGCGCCAAGCGTTGGCTGTACCTGATCCATCGCTGGGCCGGCATTGTGCTGTGCCTGTTCTTCGCCATGTGGTTTATTTCCGGCGTGGTGATGATGTACGTGGGCTACCCCAAGCTGACGCCGCACGAGCGGCTGACGCATCTGGCGCCGCTGGACGCGGCCACGCTTGCCGTCACGCCCGCCCAGGCGCTGGCGGCGGCCGGGGCAAGCGATTCCATCGGCCTGAGCCTGGCCGCCACGCGCGCCGGCGCGCCGGTCTATCTGGTGCCCGGCGCGCCGCGCAAGCCGCCCAAGGTGGTGGATGCGGCCACCGGCGCCCTGCTGCCGCCCGCCGATGCGTCGGTGGCGAAGGCATCGGCGCAGGCATGGTTCGGCGGGCAGTACGCCGCGCGCCATCAGGAAACCGTGGACGAAGACGTCTACACGCATTCGGGTTCGCTGGACGTGCACCGTCCGCTGCATCGGGTGGACATGGACGACCCGGCGCGCACGCGCTTGTACGTGTCGTCGGCCACGGGCGCGGTGGTGCTGGACGCCACGCGCAACGAGCGCGCCTGGAACTACGCGGGCGCGTGGATCCACTGGCTGTATCCGCTGCGCGGCAACGTGCTGGACCGCTGGTGGCATGACGTGGTGGTGTGGCTGTCGGTGGCGGGTGTGCTGGTGGCGCTGACGGGCACGGTGGTGGGCATCCTGCGCTGGCGCTTTTCGCGCCCGTACGCCACGGGCAGCCGTTCGCCCTACCGCGAACGCATGATGCGATGGCATCACATCAGCGGGCTGCTGTTTGCCGCCATCACCATCACATGGATCTTCAGCGGCCTGATGTCGATGAACCCGTGGAAGTTGTTTACCAGCACGGCCGCGCCGCTGGCGCACAGCGCGTACGCCGGCCCCGCCGCCGAGACGCCGCTGGCCTCGCCGCGTGAACTGATTGCCGCGCTGCCTGCCGCCCCGCGCGAACTGACCTGGACGCGCGCCGCCGGCCAGGACGTGGCGTTGGCCCGCAGCAGCGTCGGCGCGCCGCGCGTGCTGTCGGCCACGGCCGCCACGCCCACCGCGTTTGCCGAAGCAGACTTGCGCGAGTCGGCCGCGCGCCTGCTGCCCGACGCGGCGATACGCGAGGTTCAGGTTCTGCACGACTACGATTTCTACTACTACGCGCGAGACGCGCACGCGATGCTGGGCCACGTCGAAAAGCCGCTGCCGATGTGGCGCGTCGTCTACGACAACCCGCAGGCGACCTGGGTGTATCTGGACCCGGCCACCAGCCAGATCGTGGGCCGGCAAGACCGCAGCAATCGCGTCAGCCGCTGGCTGTTCGCCTTCTTGCATAGCTGGGACTGGACCGGCCTGTTGTCGCGCCGGCCGGTGTGGGACGTGCTGCTGATTGTGTTGAGCCTGGGCGGCGCGGCGTTGAGCCTGACCGGCGTGGTAATCGGTTGGCGGCGCTTGGGCAAGAAGCTGAAAGGATGAGGTTTGGCCGAATCAGGCTGCGGCCGGCCTCGCGTGTCCAGAAGTAAAACCCAGCACGGCGCCGCACTTTGTAAGCGGACTGACGGGAAACCCCATTACCATCGCGGCTATTGTTTATTACGCTGCGATGACGTGTCATGGATTTCCTGGACAGCCTGAACCATTCCCTGTTTCTTTCGATCAACGCCGACCCGGCTTCGCCCGCCTGGCGCATCCACGCCGCCATGCTGATCGCCAACCGGCTGATCCTGCTGGTGCCCGGCGCGCTGGCCGCGCTGTGGTTGTGGGGCGGGCAGCCGCAACGCAGCCTGGCGCTGAAGGTGCTGGCCAGCATCGGCGCCGCGCTGTTCATCAGCTATCTGTGCGGGGCGCTGTGGCCGCAGCCGCGTCCGTTCGTGCTGGGGCTGGGCCATGCGTTCTTTCCGCACAAGGCGACCTCTTCCTTCCCCAGCAACCACACCATCATCATTGCCACCTTTGCGTTCGCGCTGATCCTGGACCGGCGCTGGACGGCCTGGGGCTGGCTTGCGTTGCTGGGCGCCGCCGTCGTCGGTACGGCGCGCGTCTATCTGGGCGTGCATTTCCCCTTGGACATCGCGGGCGGCCTGGTGCTGGCGCCCATCGCCGCGGCGATTACCGCGGCGGTGTGGAATCGCGTCGGCGCACCGCTGACGCTGGCCACGCAAGGCATTTACCGCAAACTGCTGGCCTTGCCGATTGCACGCGGCTGGTTCCGCGCGTAGACGGTCGGCGGATCAACCCGGCGCAGCGCGCTTGCGGGGTCCGCTTCCCCTGGCGCCCGCGCAAGGCGGATCGCTCAGTTGATCGCAACGTTCGCGTCTTTGACCAGCTTGGCGTAGTTGGTGGTGTCCGCGCCGATACGGGCGCGCATCTGCTCGGGCGTATCGCCGATCGGCACCGCCCCGATCTCGGCCATCCGGCGCGAGAAGTCGGGCGAATGGATGATCTTCACCATCTCGGCGTTCAGCCGCGTCACCACCTCGGCGGGCGCGGCGGCCGGCGCCAACACGCCAAACCACGTCCCCATGTTGAAGGGCTTGATGCCCGCCTCTTGCATCGTCGGCACATTGGGCAACGCGGCCGAACGCTGATCGGTGGTGACGGCCAGCGCGCGCAGCTTGCCGCTTTGGATGTGCGCCAGCACGGGCGTGATGGTGTCGAACGACATATCGATCTGGCCGCCCAGCAAATCGGTGGTCAACGGCCCGCTGCCCTTGTACGGCACGTGCAGCAGCTTGACGTGGCCCTGCTGCTCGAACTGCGCACCGATCAGGTGTTGCCCCGTGCCCATGCCGTTGGACCCATACGTCAGCTTGCCCGGCGCAGCCTGCGCCAGCTTGAGCAGGCCTTGCACGGTGGTGGCGTCCAGCTTGGGGTTGACGACCAGCACGTTGGGCACCAGCGCCACCGTCGTCACCGGCGCGAAGTCCTTCTGAAAGTCGTAGTGCAGGCTCTTGTAGACGCTGGTGGCGATGGTGTGATGCACCGCGCCCATCAGCAGCGTGTAGCCGTCGGGCGCTGCCTTGGCCACGTAGTCGGCGCCCAGCGTCGAGCCCGCGCCCGG
Coding sequences:
- a CDS encoding PepSY-associated TM helix domain-containing protein, translating into MSTTSSRAPARHAGPPLSTRAKRWLYLIHRWAGIVLCLFFAMWFISGVVMMYVGYPKLTPHERLTHLAPLDAATLAVTPAQALAAAGASDSIGLSLAATRAGAPVYLVPGAPRKPPKVVDAATGALLPPADASVAKASAQAWFGGQYAARHQETVDEDVYTHSGSLDVHRPLHRVDMDDPARTRLYVSSATGAVVLDATRNERAWNYAGAWIHWLYPLRGNVLDRWWHDVVVWLSVAGVLVALTGTVVGILRWRFSRPYATGSRSPYRERMMRWHHISGLLFAAITITWIFSGLMSMNPWKLFTSTAAPLAHSAYAGPAAETPLASPRELIAALPAAPRELTWTRAAGQDVALARSSVGAPRVLSATAATPTAFAEADLRESAARLLPDAAIREVQVLHDYDFYYYARDAHAMLGHVEKPLPMWRVVYDNPQATWVYLDPATSQIVGRQDRSNRVSRWLFAFLHSWDWTGLLSRRPVWDVLLIVLSLGGAALSLTGVVIGWRRLGKKLKG
- a CDS encoding phosphatase PAP2 family protein produces the protein MDFLDSLNHSLFLSINADPASPAWRIHAAMLIANRLILLVPGALAALWLWGGQPQRSLALKVLASIGAALFISYLCGALWPQPRPFVLGLGHAFFPHKATSSFPSNHTIIIATFAFALILDRRWTAWGWLALLGAAVVGTARVYLGVHFPLDIAGGLVLAPIAAAITAAVWNRVGAPLTLATQGIYRKLLALPIARGWFRA
- a CDS encoding TonB-dependent siderophore receptor, with product MKHTSLYTLLLGVMASAPALSLAAEPAVTTLAPTTIYGAGHVEPAPNGPIDLDIKDSTGSRLGLTLRETPASVTVITREQIEARGSLNTQDIARGIPGVDNASPPGNAGAVSYRGFAGGQVSQLFNGISVQYDAIAGRPVDSWIYDRVEAIGGPSTFLFGAGAVGGAINVVTKLPERDTFYDSQFRLGSFDSRQYSIGLNQQLAGDAGGQGHYLRIDANTGSSHGWVDGNHSRATQVAASLLSDLGADLTQTFAFEYQREQVDRPYWGTPLKTNANGVVQGEGQIMDGTRFKNYNVNDGLYEQSILWARSITEWRAGSNLTLKNTLYHYRAERDFRNLESYRFNAGNSLVLRSGALLQRHEQTLTGNRIEGLYRSTLAGLPSDWSFGADISQNKVTRFPTSINGQVDAVDPYDFSPGDFYDIPGMTRGHKPDRENRIRTFALTVENRTQVLPGVAIVSALRKDFIDLDLTNRRAVTATSPASAQRSYSPLTGRLGVNWEVSPEAALYAQYATAADPPSGLLATASFADVLNNDKLTTGTQAEVGGKFNFWDGRGAATVAVYEIKRKNMATSDPDNPGVSVPVGAQSARGVELAGGLQLTPKLSLQGNVAFVDPRYDDFSQSVGGVPVSRNGNVPTNTPRRLANVWIDYAFVPDWNASVAARYVGRSYADAANTVWAPSYTVFDAALSHRINRNVNATVRVRNLTDKVYAANASPTMFYLGAPRSVELTLQMRF
- a CDS encoding tripartite tricarboxylate transporter substrate binding protein, translated to MFKQRFRVRALALACAMGQPLMGGAAMAQTYPARPISLVVPFPAGGTTDVLARALGQELSKSLGQPVVVENKPGAGSTLGADYVAKAAPDGYTLLMGAVHHTIATSVYKSLHYDFQKDFAPVTTVALVPNVLVVNPKLDATTVQGLLKLAQAAPGKLTYGSNGMGTGQHLIGAQFEQQGHVKLLHVPYKGSGPLTTDLLGGQIDMSFDTITPVLAHIQSGKLRALAVTTDQRSAALPNVPTMQEAGIKPFNMGTWFGVLAPAAAPAEVVTRLNAEMVKIIHSPDFSRRMAEIGAVPIGDTPEQMRARIGADTTNYAKLVKDANVAIN
- a CDS encoding DUF2946 family protein — protein: MCFATFLTRPTVWIALAAILWASLAPSLAHALSLSPDGHHIHRIQVDVCAAGADDSATMTLDVVHDGPHDASQDGHAGDGHGDNHHCPLCRNPHADVGILPTPVPVLPVPVRRATTYPPLFFLAANPLHAWSAVQPRAPPAN